A single window of Channa argus isolate prfri chromosome 12, Channa argus male v1.0, whole genome shotgun sequence DNA harbors:
- the tnfsf12 gene encoding tumor necrosis factor ligand superfamily member 12, whose translation MHRILQRRRVRKLRVVWASLALVALSLAACSALFTAWTWRQTRDLSQSFKILQDRLDQVNTQRKAIVQLILEKRELLVGQRVKRDGGAVRGRNGNGNGNGKKAASHFEITKVSSQQVGEGGVIKGWEERTLNMSRAVTYNKEQGTFTVERAGVYFLFCQVLFNDKQTQYVKLDVVTTGQRPQKLQCIEGYATTPSAGPHAFHFVKSCQVSGLLRLDRGTELQAITGPSFRLHTVGSPSASPHVFSIFKVN comes from the exons ATGCATCGGATTCTGCAGAGGAGGCGAGTGCGCAAGCTGCGGGTCGTCTGGGCTTCTCTGGCCCTGGTGGCTCTGTCTCTGGCCGCATGCAGCGCCCTGTTTACGGCGTGGACTTGGCGGCAGACGCGGGACCTGTCTCAGTCCTTTAAGATCCTGCAGGACCGACTGGACCAG GTCAATACACAGAGGAAGGCCATTGTGCAGCTCATCCTGGAGAAAAGAGAGTTGCTGGTGGGACAGAGGGTCAAGAGAGATG GGGGGGCGGTACGAGGgagaaatggaaatggaaatggaaatggaaagaaaGCAGCGTCTCATTTTGAGA TAACCAAAGTCTCCTCTCAACAAG tgggagAAGGTGGTGTGATAAAGGGCTGGGAGGAAAGGACGTTGAATATGAGTAGAGCGGTGACGTACAACAAGGAGCAGGGCACCTTCACTGTGGAGCGAGCGGGCGTCTACTTCCTGTTTTGCCAG GTGTTGTTCAATGACAAGCAGACTCAGTATGTGAAGTTGGATGTTGTGACCACTGGCCAGAGGCCCCAGAAGCTTCAGTGCATAGAGGGCTATGCGACGACCCCGTCTGCCGGGCCGCACGCTTTCCATTTTGTGAAGTCCTGCCAGGTGTCCGGCCTGCTGCGGCTGGACAGAGGCACAGAGCTGCAGGCCATCACAGGCCCGTCCTTCAGACTCCACACTGTGGGCAGTCCCTCTGCCTCACCTCACGTCTTTAGCATCTTTAAAGTCAACTGA